A stretch of the Balneola vulgaris DSM 17893 genome encodes the following:
- the folE2 gene encoding GTP cyclohydrolase FolE2: MITKSVKRFYDPTFTVSDDYKKSLPDLQNGPSSLIEGANVPIQQVGISNFKLPLHIKTREGAPLVLEVSVDGYVSLEAGKKGINMSRIMRTFYEFKDRVFTIDLLEEILKAYKTQLESQESFLRLSFSYPLLMESLRSGMEGYQYYDVAWEGRLDNYDRFTKHMHLNFVYSSACPCSYELAEHARETRGVAAIPHSQRSVAEITVALQDAFLVEDLVQICRNALKTETQVMVKREDEQAFAELNGAYQKFVEDAARLLYEELDSYNSIRDFVVRCAHLESLHSHDAVSRICKGLPNGLR, from the coding sequence ATGATTACCAAATCTGTTAAGCGATTTTACGATCCTACTTTTACTGTTTCCGATGACTACAAAAAGTCGTTACCTGATTTACAAAATGGACCTTCATCGTTGATTGAAGGGGCAAACGTGCCAATTCAACAGGTGGGTATTTCAAATTTTAAGTTACCCCTCCATATTAAGACGAGAGAAGGCGCTCCTTTAGTTTTAGAAGTGTCGGTAGATGGATATGTGAGTTTAGAGGCTGGGAAAAAAGGAATCAACATGAGTCGTATCATGCGAACCTTTTATGAGTTTAAAGACCGCGTATTTACCATAGATTTGTTGGAAGAGATTTTAAAGGCGTATAAAACTCAATTGGAAAGTCAGGAATCCTTTCTGCGCCTTAGTTTTAGCTATCCATTGCTCATGGAAAGTTTACGTTCTGGAATGGAAGGCTATCAGTATTATGATGTAGCTTGGGAAGGTCGACTCGATAATTATGATCGGTTTACGAAGCACATGCATCTCAATTTTGTATATAGCAGTGCATGTCCATGTTCATACGAATTAGCAGAGCATGCTCGTGAAACGAGGGGAGTGGCAGCAATTCCGCACAGTCAACGAAGTGTTGCAGAAATAACGGTAGCTCTACAAGATGCTTTTTTGGTAGAAGACTTAGTTCAGATTTGTAGAAACGCACTGAAGACGGAAACACAAGTGATGGTGAAGCGTGAAGATGAACAGGCTTTCGCGGAGTTGAATGGAGCATATCAGAAATTTGTAGAAGATGCCGCTCGATTACTCTATGAAGAATTGGATAGTTATAACAGCATCCGTGATTTCGTGGTACGTTGCGCACATTTAGAAAGCCTGCACAGCCATGATGCAGTAAGCCGAATCTGTAAAGGCCTGCCAAACGGCTTAAGATAA
- a CDS encoding M28 family peptidase, giving the protein MNKNLLYLLPLGIFLLTTCSKKNTSPHHPIIEPYFTIIDQEFDESQALQTVAYVEQFFRVVGNEGFNKSIFYVEKELQSAGFVNEDVAEEDDRLTYRIEERPLERQTWEPVGASLSLEDGTEILNFETNRNMIAINSYSTGNPETYEVVNVGSGRELNFDQDIKGKVVFGETSVRYLFNEAVLKRGAAGVLAYRMPSYTNPEVNQTSIQFSGITLDEQSRSFGILLSYAAKEALLKSIENGDDQITVDITTNIYPSTELTVVAELKGSTHPDDRFVFSAHVQEPGANDNASGVGALTEVALTSARLFADGKINPERTITYLFGDEIISTRRFIEEDSVRAETIKWGMSLDMVGEDTEKTGGSFLIEKMPDPGAIWVRGNEKHTEWGGRILSKEDMMPHYFNDFVLNRFIEQGQAKNWTVNVNPYEGGSDHVPFLRNDIPGLLLWHFTDQFYHTDNDRIDKVSPQTLKNVGTGALITALTLTGSQEEAFNLVLSEIKEAALNRLNVEFELSKDELSNNGSIAEEKDILSTWSTWYQDSAERTIDILSNPSSAQIQQISEVVTAIQNEEQQLLNALEN; this is encoded by the coding sequence ATGAACAAGAACCTACTGTATTTACTGCCACTTGGAATATTTCTACTCACAACTTGTAGCAAAAAAAACACCTCCCCTCACCACCCTATCATTGAGCCTTACTTCACGATTATAGATCAGGAATTTGATGAAAGTCAGGCACTCCAAACAGTAGCTTACGTAGAGCAGTTTTTCAGAGTAGTAGGAAACGAAGGGTTCAACAAATCTATCTTTTATGTAGAGAAAGAATTACAAAGCGCGGGTTTCGTTAATGAAGATGTTGCTGAAGAAGATGATCGCCTTACTTATAGAATTGAAGAGCGCCCTCTAGAACGCCAAACGTGGGAACCCGTAGGTGCCTCATTATCCCTTGAAGATGGAACTGAGATTCTCAATTTCGAAACGAATCGAAATATGATTGCCATCAACTCATACAGTACAGGGAATCCCGAAACTTATGAAGTGGTTAATGTTGGTAGTGGACGTGAACTCAACTTCGATCAAGACATAAAAGGCAAAGTAGTTTTTGGGGAAACCTCGGTACGCTATCTCTTTAACGAAGCTGTTCTCAAACGTGGTGCAGCTGGTGTTTTGGCCTACAGAATGCCGAGCTATACTAATCCTGAAGTAAACCAAACTTCAATTCAATTCTCAGGAATAACCTTAGATGAGCAATCTCGTTCATTCGGTATTCTACTATCATATGCTGCTAAAGAAGCTCTACTTAAAAGTATAGAAAATGGCGATGACCAGATCACGGTAGATATCACCACCAACATTTATCCTTCTACTGAATTAACCGTTGTTGCAGAACTCAAAGGAAGTACACATCCAGATGATCGGTTTGTATTTAGTGCTCATGTGCAAGAACCCGGTGCAAATGATAATGCCTCTGGAGTTGGAGCCTTAACCGAAGTAGCCCTCACAAGTGCTCGTCTTTTTGCCGATGGAAAAATCAACCCAGAACGAACTATCACTTATTTGTTTGGGGATGAAATCATATCCACACGTCGTTTTATTGAAGAAGATAGTGTTCGTGCTGAAACGATTAAATGGGGCATGAGTTTAGACATGGTAGGCGAAGACACTGAGAAAACAGGGGGTTCATTTTTAATAGAAAAGATGCCTGATCCAGGCGCTATCTGGGTTCGAGGAAACGAAAAGCACACCGAATGGGGTGGTCGCATACTTTCTAAAGAGGATATGATGCCGCATTACTTCAATGACTTTGTGTTAAACCGATTTATTGAGCAAGGCCAAGCCAAAAATTGGACTGTAAATGTAAACCCATATGAAGGTGGTAGCGATCATGTACCATTCCTTCGAAATGATATACCTGGCCTCCTACTATGGCACTTTACCGATCAGTTTTATCACACCGATAATGATAGAATTGATAAAGTATCTCCTCAAACACTGAAAAATGTTGGCACAGGAGCATTAATTACTGCCTTAACCCTTACGGGAAGCCAAGAAGAAGCCTTTAACTTAGTGCTTTCGGAGATTAAAGAAGCCGCATTAAATCGCTTGAATGTAGAGTTTGAACTCAGCAAAGATGAGCTTTCGAATAATGGTAGCATAGCTGAAGAAAAAGATATTCTATCTACATGGAGCACTTGGTATCAAGATTCAGCTGAAAGAACGATTGATATACTTAGCAATCCTTCGAGTGCGCAGATTCAACAAATTAGTGAAGTGGTAACTGCAATTCAAAACGAGGAACAACAACTCCTCAATGCGTTAGAGAATTAG
- a CDS encoding amidohydrolase family protein produces MKKFLSIVFVLTFIPLLTFGQIGQDVVRKARGAKFALTNAKIYTVTNGVIENGTIVINNGIIEAVGANINIPSDAEVINYNGQEIYPGMIDSGTQLGLSEIGSIAEAKDFREFGNITPQMQALTAVNPNSVAIPVTRVSGVTTALTMPSGGLLPGTAATINLFGYTPDQMFAGSKGIVMNFPSSANRGWRRRSPEELKKAQEKALETLNDTWDKAELYAKIQNTPEARYYPEMEALAKVVNGELNLYIEVDAAKDILAAIDWVKDRGYEKVVFTGVSEGWRVADEIAKAGIPVITGPVQSIPTRQSDAYDSAYRNPGVMQKAGVKVAIRSNDTENSRNLPYHAGFAAAYGMGREEALKAITINAAEIMGVGDQIGSIEVGKKANLFIATGDPFETATQIVDVFIDGYQVPMTSRHIELYEEFLNRTPGLNKHKAITDGQ; encoded by the coding sequence ATGAAAAAGTTTTTATCCATAGTTTTTGTACTCACCTTTATTCCGTTGCTCACATTTGGGCAAATCGGACAAGATGTAGTGAGGAAAGCAAGAGGTGCTAAATTTGCCCTTACCAATGCTAAGATTTACACCGTTACCAATGGTGTTATCGAAAATGGTACTATTGTAATCAACAACGGTATTATTGAAGCGGTTGGAGCTAATATTAACATTCCAAGTGATGCCGAAGTAATCAATTACAACGGCCAAGAGATTTACCCAGGAATGATTGATTCGGGTACTCAACTTGGTTTAAGTGAAATTGGCAGTATTGCTGAAGCAAAAGATTTCCGTGAATTTGGAAATATCACTCCACAAATGCAGGCATTAACGGCTGTAAACCCTAATTCAGTAGCAATTCCTGTTACGCGTGTAAGTGGTGTTACAACAGCTCTAACTATGCCATCAGGTGGGTTATTACCTGGTACCGCAGCAACCATTAATTTGTTTGGGTATACTCCAGATCAAATGTTTGCTGGTTCAAAAGGTATTGTAATGAATTTCCCTTCTTCTGCTAATCGCGGATGGAGACGTCGTTCGCCTGAAGAGCTTAAAAAAGCTCAGGAAAAGGCACTCGAAACCTTGAATGACACTTGGGATAAGGCTGAGCTTTATGCTAAAATTCAGAATACTCCTGAAGCGCGTTACTACCCAGAAATGGAAGCTCTTGCTAAAGTAGTTAACGGCGAATTAAATCTTTATATCGAAGTTGATGCAGCTAAAGACATCCTTGCGGCTATCGACTGGGTTAAAGATCGTGGCTACGAAAAAGTAGTATTCACTGGCGTATCTGAAGGCTGGAGAGTTGCTGATGAGATTGCAAAAGCAGGCATCCCTGTTATCACAGGTCCTGTGCAATCTATCCCAACTCGTCAATCTGATGCTTACGATTCAGCATACCGTAACCCTGGTGTTATGCAGAAAGCTGGTGTTAAAGTAGCCATTCGTTCAAACGACACTGAGAATTCTCGTAACCTTCCATACCACGCTGGTTTTGCCGCTGCTTATGGAATGGGCCGTGAAGAAGCTCTTAAAGCAATCACCATTAATGCTGCCGAAATTATGGGCGTAGGTGATCAAATTGGTTCTATTGAAGTAGGTAAGAAAGCAAACTTATTCATCGCAACCGGTGATCCTTTCGAAACAGCTACTCAAATCGTTGATGTATTCATTGATGGGTACCAAGTTCCAATGACGAGCCGTCACATTGAACTATATGAAGAGTTCTTAAACCGTACTCCTGGCTTAAACAAACATAAAGCCATTACCGACGGTCAATAG
- a CDS encoding amidohydrolase family protein, protein MKKSTLLIAFVLLVTSVVQAQVKKGDVLIKNATVITITNGTLENTDVLIRDGKIDKIGKSIKTPRGVEEVDATGKFVMPGILDAHSHIAGTSINEGTSQVTAEVTMEDVVNPMDVSIYRALAGGVTSIHLMHGSANVIGGQNETLKLRYGSTNPDDLRFEGAPRTIKFALGENPTRGGRARGIQPQSRMGVEAMLRNSFSEALVYKKKWDAYRKDKSSKKVAPEYNLRMETLVDILEGEILVHCHSYRADEIYMLLKVFSDFGIEKLTFQHANEAYKVAPELAEFGAGASVFADWWAYKLEVYYSTAYNAAILTKNGVNTSINSDSGELIRHLFHEAAKTQKYGQLSDNEALALITINPAKQLGIDHRVGSIEEGKDGDIAIFEGHPLSTYAIPVMTFVDGVKYFDRDNDVKDQRIYIDPESTIETVQIFDAHSQHRCMEDAEVVNFYDLFNNK, encoded by the coding sequence ATGAAGAAAAGCACATTATTGATCGCATTCGTCCTGCTTGTAACTTCTGTAGTTCAAGCTCAGGTTAAGAAAGGCGATGTACTTATTAAAAATGCTACGGTGATTACAATCACCAACGGTACTTTAGAGAACACGGACGTTTTAATCCGTGATGGAAAAATTGATAAAATTGGAAAGAGTATTAAAACTCCACGTGGCGTTGAAGAAGTAGATGCTACTGGGAAGTTTGTAATGCCGGGTATCCTTGATGCTCACTCTCACATTGCAGGTACTTCAATTAACGAAGGAACTAGCCAAGTTACTGCCGAAGTAACCATGGAAGATGTAGTGAACCCAATGGATGTTTCCATTTACCGAGCACTTGCAGGTGGTGTAACTTCGATTCACCTAATGCATGGTTCTGCCAACGTAATTGGCGGCCAAAATGAAACGCTAAAACTTCGTTACGGTTCTACCAACCCCGACGATCTACGTTTTGAAGGCGCTCCAAGAACTATCAAGTTTGCGCTAGGTGAAAACCCAACGCGTGGCGGTAGAGCTCGTGGAATACAACCTCAAAGTAGAATGGGTGTTGAAGCAATGCTTCGTAATTCATTCTCTGAAGCTCTTGTTTACAAAAAGAAGTGGGATGCTTACCGCAAGGATAAAAGCTCTAAGAAAGTAGCTCCTGAATATAACCTCAGAATGGAGACACTTGTTGATATCCTTGAAGGTGAAATTCTAGTACACTGTCACTCTTATAGAGCCGACGAAATCTACATGCTACTTAAAGTATTTAGTGATTTTGGTATCGAGAAGTTAACTTTTCAGCATGCCAACGAAGCTTACAAAGTAGCTCCTGAATTAGCTGAATTTGGTGCAGGTGCATCGGTATTCGCTGATTGGTGGGCATACAAACTTGAGGTATACTACTCTACTGCATACAACGCTGCTATTCTAACTAAGAATGGTGTTAATACTTCCATTAACTCAGATTCTGGTGAACTTATTCGTCACCTTTTCCACGAAGCTGCTAAAACTCAAAAGTATGGTCAGTTAAGCGATAACGAAGCTCTTGCTCTTATCACAATCAACCCAGCTAAGCAGTTAGGCATCGACCATCGTGTTGGATCTATCGAAGAAGGCAAAGATGGTGATATCGCAATCTTTGAAGGCCACCCACTATCAACTTACGCTATTCCAGTAATGACATTTGTTGACGGTGTGAAGTATTTCGATCGTGATAATGACGTGAAAGATCAACGTATCTACATCGATCCTGAATCTACTATTGAAACGGTTCAGATTTTTGATGCGCACTCACAACACAGATGCATGGAAGATGCTGAAGTGGTGAATTTCTACGACCTCTTTAACAATAAATAG
- a CDS encoding 6-pyruvoyl trahydropterin synthase family protein → MIFVTRKAHFNAAHRLHNPQKSDEWNKATFGKCNYPNWHGHNYVIKVTVAGTPDPETGYVIDLGELKEIIRVKITEPCDHRNLNLDVPFLEGILPTSENLVKAFYEQLKEEVEKVAADGAVLYSVKLYETERNIAEYCPYKAF, encoded by the coding sequence GTGATATTTGTAACTCGGAAAGCACATTTTAACGCCGCACATCGTCTTCATAATCCTCAAAAAAGTGATGAATGGAATAAGGCTACATTTGGGAAGTGTAACTACCCTAACTGGCATGGTCACAATTATGTGATTAAAGTAACCGTAGCCGGCACACCTGATCCAGAAACGGGCTATGTAATCGACTTGGGAGAACTAAAAGAAATTATAAGAGTGAAGATTACGGAGCCGTGCGACCACAGGAACCTCAATCTTGATGTGCCTTTTCTTGAAGGAATTCTACCAACGTCAGAAAATTTGGTGAAAGCATTTTATGAGCAACTCAAAGAAGAAGTAGAAAAAGTAGCTGCCGATGGGGCTGTATTATATTCTGTGAAATTGTACGAGACAGAACGAAATATAGCAGAGTATTGTCCTTATAAAGCTTTTTAA